The following proteins are co-located in the Castanea sativa cultivar Marrone di Chiusa Pesio chromosome 8, ASM4071231v1 genome:
- the LOC142607758 gene encoding putative serine/threonine-protein kinase PBL5 isoform X2, with the protein MGCFRCIGKSSKQSENLNNDYSDNKNNKPQDQTASDAVKINPNVNVKESEVKKEVVSKDDQLALDVKGLNMKEEVSKDGQTNGKRAQTFTFDELAIATGNFRSDCFLGEGGFGKVYKGRLEKINQDVAIKQLDRNGHQGIREFVVEVLTLSLADHTNLVKLIGFCAEGDQRLLVYEYMPLGSLENHLHDLPPGRKVIDWNTRMKIAAGAARGLEYLHDKMKPPVIYRDLKCSNILLGEEYHPKLSDFGLAKVGPSGDKTHVSTRVMGTYGYCAPDYAMTGQLTFKSDIYSFGVVLLELITGRKAIDCTKSSKEQNLVAWARPLFKDRKYFPQMVDPLLQGQYPMREI; encoded by the exons ATGGGTTGCTTTCGTTGCATAGGGAAATCAAGCAAACAATCAGAAAACTTGAACAATGATTACAGTGACAATAAGAATAATAAACCACAAGATCAAACGGCTTCAG ATGCAGTGAAAATCAATCCAAATGTAAATGTGAAGGAGTCTGAGGTGAAAAAGGAGGTAGTTTCTAAGGATGACCAATTAGCTTTGGATGTAAAGGGCTTGAATATGAAGGAGGAGGTTTCAAAGGATGGTCAAACCAATGGCAAGCGGGCGCAAACATTTACGTTTGATGAACTAGCAATTGCAACTGGCAATTTCCGGTCAGATTGCTTTCTGGGTGAAGGCGGTTTTGGAAAAGTTTACAAAGGGCGTTTGGAGAAAATAAATCAG GATGTAGCTATCAAGCAACTTGACCGCAATGGACATCAAGGAATTAGGGAATTTGTTGTTGAAGTATTGACGCTTAGTCTTGCTGACCACACTAATCTTGTCAAATTGATTGGGTTTTGTGCTGAGGGAGATCAGAGGCTGTTGGTTTATGAATACATGCCATTAGGATCTTTGGAAAACCATTTGcatg ATCTTCCACCTGGCAGAAAAGTAATTGATTGGAATACGAGAATGAAAATAGCAGCTGGTGCAGCGAGGGGCTTGGAGTATTTGCATGACAAAATGAAACCCCCTGTTATATATCGTGATCTAAAGTGCTCAAACATTTTGCTTGGTGAGGAGTATCATCCGAAGTTATCTGATTTTGGATTGGCCAAAGTAGGTCCCAGTGGGGATAAGACCCATGTTTCCACAAGGGTCATGGGCACGTATGGGTATTGTGCACCAGATTATGCAATGACAGGCCAGCTGACATTCAAATCAGATATTTACAGCTTTGGGGTTGTTCTTTTGGAGCTCATCACGGGCAGAAAAGCAATCGATTGCACCAAAAGTTCTAAAGAGCAAAATCTGGTTGCATGG GCACGGCCCTTATTCAAAGACCGGAAATATTTTCCACAAATGGTTGATCCACTGCTCCAAGGTCAATATCCTATGAGAG AAATATGA
- the LOC142607758 gene encoding putative serine/threonine-protein kinase PBL5 isoform X1 translates to MGCFRCIGKSSKQSENLNNDYSDNKNNKPQDQTASDAVKINPNVNVKESEVKKEVVSKDDQLALDVKGLNMKEEVSKDGQTNGKRAQTFTFDELAIATGNFRSDCFLGEGGFGKVYKGRLEKINQDVAIKQLDRNGHQGIREFVVEVLTLSLADHTNLVKLIGFCAEGDQRLLVYEYMPLGSLENHLHDLPPGRKVIDWNTRMKIAAGAARGLEYLHDKMKPPVIYRDLKCSNILLGEEYHPKLSDFGLAKVGPSGDKTHVSTRVMGTYGYCAPDYAMTGQLTFKSDIYSFGVVLLELITGRKAIDCTKSSKEQNLVAWARPLFKDRKYFPQMVDPLLQGQYPMRGLYQALAISAMCVQEQPNMRPVITDVVSALNYLASQKYDPQIHPVQNSRRNPSSSSHVRRESRDDDKRQIAVNGQKETEVED, encoded by the exons ATGGGTTGCTTTCGTTGCATAGGGAAATCAAGCAAACAATCAGAAAACTTGAACAATGATTACAGTGACAATAAGAATAATAAACCACAAGATCAAACGGCTTCAG ATGCAGTGAAAATCAATCCAAATGTAAATGTGAAGGAGTCTGAGGTGAAAAAGGAGGTAGTTTCTAAGGATGACCAATTAGCTTTGGATGTAAAGGGCTTGAATATGAAGGAGGAGGTTTCAAAGGATGGTCAAACCAATGGCAAGCGGGCGCAAACATTTACGTTTGATGAACTAGCAATTGCAACTGGCAATTTCCGGTCAGATTGCTTTCTGGGTGAAGGCGGTTTTGGAAAAGTTTACAAAGGGCGTTTGGAGAAAATAAATCAG GATGTAGCTATCAAGCAACTTGACCGCAATGGACATCAAGGAATTAGGGAATTTGTTGTTGAAGTATTGACGCTTAGTCTTGCTGACCACACTAATCTTGTCAAATTGATTGGGTTTTGTGCTGAGGGAGATCAGAGGCTGTTGGTTTATGAATACATGCCATTAGGATCTTTGGAAAACCATTTGcatg ATCTTCCACCTGGCAGAAAAGTAATTGATTGGAATACGAGAATGAAAATAGCAGCTGGTGCAGCGAGGGGCTTGGAGTATTTGCATGACAAAATGAAACCCCCTGTTATATATCGTGATCTAAAGTGCTCAAACATTTTGCTTGGTGAGGAGTATCATCCGAAGTTATCTGATTTTGGATTGGCCAAAGTAGGTCCCAGTGGGGATAAGACCCATGTTTCCACAAGGGTCATGGGCACGTATGGGTATTGTGCACCAGATTATGCAATGACAGGCCAGCTGACATTCAAATCAGATATTTACAGCTTTGGGGTTGTTCTTTTGGAGCTCATCACGGGCAGAAAAGCAATCGATTGCACCAAAAGTTCTAAAGAGCAAAATCTGGTTGCATGG GCACGGCCCTTATTCAAAGACCGGAAATATTTTCCACAAATGGTTGATCCACTGCTCCAAGGTCAATATCCTATGAGAGGTTTGTACCAAGCACTTGCTATTTCTGCAATGTGCGTTCAGGAGCAGCCTAATATGCGACCTGTCATAACTGATGTGGTTTCAGCTTTAAATTACCTTGCCTCCCAGAAATATGATCCCCAAATCCATCCAGTACAAAACTCGCGGAGGAACCCATCATCATCTTCTCATGTCAGAAGGGAATCAAGGGATGATGATAAAAGACAAATTGCAGTAAATGGACAGAAAGAGACTGAGGTGGAGGACTAA